The Tolypothrix sp. PCC 7712 region CTAAGGCTACTGAGTTAGGAATAATTACATGGTCTTCGATCACGCAGTTATGAGCCACATGAACATAAGCCATCAGTAGGTTACCGTTACCAATGATTGTGGCTTCCCCAGCACCAGTAGCACGGTTGATCGTGACATATTCACGAATTTGGTTATTGTCGCCAATTTTGACCCAGGTAGGTTCTCCCACATATTTGAGATCCTGGGGTTCCATACCGATAGCTGCACCAGGGAAAATCTGATTTCGCGCCCCAATTTCACATGGCCCTTCTAGCACTACGTGAGCGCCAATTACAGTTTCAGGGCCAACTTTAACCTGCGCTCCAATCACAGCATAGGCACCGACTTCCACTGTTGGGTGGAGTTCTGCTTTAGGATGAATTACAGCAGTTGGATGAATAAGCGTCTTCAAGGGTAAATCTCCAGAACTGTCATGAGTGCTGAACTTTTTGAGTATTCAGTTACGAAAGTGTCGGGCAAAGCAAGTTAAGTGT contains the following coding sequences:
- the lpxA gene encoding acyl-ACP--UDP-N-acetylglucosamine O-acyltransferase, which translates into the protein MKTLIHPTAVIHPKAELHPTVEVGAYAVIGAQVKVGPETVIGAHVVLEGPCEIGARNQIFPGAAIGMEPQDLKYVGEPTWVKIGDNNQIREYVTINRATGAGEATIIGNGNLLMAYVHVAHNCVIEDHVIIPNSVALAGHVHIESRARLGGVLGVHQFVRIGRHSMVGGMARIDRDVPPYMLVEGNPARVRTLNLVGLKRSGMDASELQLLKKAFRILYRSNLTFKEALEQLEQLGDTEQLQHLRRFLLLSQMPGRRGLIPGKRKASASDES